In Luteibacter mycovicinus, a genomic segment contains:
- the gspD gene encoding type II secretion system secretin GspD yields MKPSTLGAATLSALLMVGCASHSSRMASVALEREAMAGTDKPVPAPLPLDDANQTDGTVGTAASTEIHAGSGRFVHPQALRSPRAAAKGSGAVTFNFEDQPVEAVVKAILGDLLEANYAVLPGVRGTISFSTAQPVARDEALPILETLLSWTGNALVHEHGRYNVLPAGQAVAGHLVPHLKAGAPAAGMSARLYALRYVSAPEMAKLLAPFVLPEAVLLADPARNVLVLSGTPDELANYQATIDTFDVDWVGGMSVGVFSLKNASVNELLPALESVFGASSGAPVAGLIRFIPVARTGSLVVIGTREEHVARVGEWIARIDGGGGNEPRLFVYDLRNLPASDVARYIAGVFGAAVDGDAGGRVAPGLGTGALGDDSGDTSDAFGGTGADDKDFYQPPSVPSPSSAGPAANGIRVTAIDANNQLMVRARPSEWADVRKAIERLDAVPLQVQIETRILEVALSDEFRFGVQWYLEGLAGGNGAVTQPGNKQQWALGGALDAMQARPDALFYSFVNNELSVKLRAMEQSGKTKILSAPSLVVVNNRKARIQVGDQLPVTQTYVNTAAGSGNMVGQVEYKDTGVILDVRPRINPGGLVYMDVQQEVSRADRTATGPNLPIMKRKLTTQVAVQSGQTVLLGGLIRELDTQSTVGVPGLSRIPLLGALFRNKETTGRRTELVVLITPRVIANGMEARRVLDDYRRSFRALRPLEASAIAPAGTRTVEGG; encoded by the coding sequence ATGAAACCATCCACACTCGGCGCGGCCACCTTATCGGCCCTGCTGATGGTCGGCTGCGCCTCGCATTCATCGCGCATGGCTTCGGTCGCGCTTGAACGCGAAGCGATGGCGGGAACCGACAAGCCGGTGCCCGCGCCGTTGCCACTCGACGACGCCAACCAGACGGATGGCACCGTCGGCACCGCGGCGTCGACGGAAATCCACGCGGGCAGCGGTCGCTTCGTTCACCCGCAGGCGCTGCGCTCGCCACGCGCGGCGGCGAAGGGCAGCGGTGCGGTGACGTTCAATTTCGAGGATCAACCCGTCGAGGCCGTGGTCAAGGCGATTCTCGGCGATCTGCTCGAGGCGAACTACGCGGTGCTCCCTGGCGTAAGAGGCACGATCTCCTTCTCCACCGCGCAACCGGTCGCGCGTGACGAAGCCCTGCCCATTCTCGAAACCCTCCTGTCCTGGACGGGGAATGCCCTCGTTCATGAGCATGGACGCTACAACGTTCTTCCGGCGGGGCAGGCGGTGGCGGGGCATCTGGTGCCCCATCTGAAAGCGGGTGCGCCCGCTGCGGGCATGTCCGCCCGCCTGTATGCCCTGCGTTATGTCTCCGCTCCCGAAATGGCCAAGCTGCTTGCGCCGTTCGTGCTGCCGGAGGCCGTCCTGCTTGCCGACCCGGCACGCAATGTCCTCGTCCTGTCGGGCACGCCGGACGAACTCGCCAACTATCAGGCGACCATAGACACCTTCGACGTCGACTGGGTCGGCGGCATGTCGGTCGGCGTGTTCAGCCTGAAGAACGCGTCGGTCAACGAGCTGCTGCCTGCACTCGAATCCGTGTTCGGCGCCAGCAGCGGCGCCCCCGTGGCCGGGCTCATCCGCTTCATTCCCGTCGCGCGCACGGGTAGTCTCGTCGTGATCGGTACGCGCGAGGAACACGTGGCCCGCGTGGGCGAATGGATTGCGCGCATCGACGGCGGTGGTGGCAACGAGCCGCGTCTGTTCGTCTACGATCTTCGCAACCTGCCCGCGTCCGATGTCGCCCGGTACATTGCCGGTGTCTTCGGTGCCGCGGTCGACGGCGATGCGGGAGGGCGGGTCGCTCCGGGTCTGGGTACGGGTGCATTGGGCGACGACAGCGGCGATACGTCGGATGCGTTCGGCGGAACGGGCGCCGACGACAAGGACTTCTACCAGCCGCCTTCGGTACCTTCGCCATCCTCGGCGGGTCCCGCGGCGAACGGCATACGCGTGACCGCGATCGACGCGAACAACCAGCTGATGGTCCGCGCCCGTCCCTCGGAATGGGCCGATGTGCGCAAGGCGATCGAGCGCCTCGATGCGGTCCCGCTTCAGGTGCAGATCGAGACGCGAATCCTCGAAGTGGCGTTGAGTGACGAGTTCCGTTTCGGCGTCCAGTGGTACCTCGAAGGGCTGGCGGGCGGAAACGGTGCCGTAACCCAACCGGGCAACAAGCAGCAATGGGCGCTGGGTGGCGCGCTCGACGCCATGCAGGCGCGACCGGATGCGCTCTTCTATTCGTTCGTCAACAACGAACTGAGCGTGAAGCTCCGGGCCATGGAGCAGTCCGGCAAGACCAAGATCCTGTCCGCTCCCTCGCTGGTCGTCGTCAACAATCGCAAGGCGCGCATCCAGGTGGGCGACCAGCTGCCGGTCACGCAGACCTACGTCAATACCGCCGCCGGCAGCGGCAACATGGTCGGCCAGGTGGAATACAAGGACACGGGCGTGATTCTCGACGTGCGGCCCCGGATCAATCCCGGTGGTCTGGTGTACATGGACGTGCAACAGGAGGTCAGCCGCGCGGACCGCACGGCAACCGGTCCCAATCTTCCCATCATGAAGCGCAAACTGACCACACAGGTCGCCGTGCAGAGCGGACAGACCGTCCTCCTAGGTGGCCTCATTCGGGAGCTGGACACGCAGTCGACCGTGGGCGTGCCGGGCCTGTCACGCATCCCCCTGCTGGGTGCACTGTTTCGCAACAAGGAAACCACCGGTCGGCGGACGGAACTGGTCGTGCTGATCACCCCCCGGGTGATCGCGAACGGCATGGAAGCCAGGCGGGTGCTCGACGATTACCGGCGGTCGTTCCGCGCGTTGCGGCCATTGGAAGCCTCCGCCATCGCGCCTGCGGGAACGCGTACCGTGGAAGGCGGCTGA
- the gspM gene encoding type II secretion system protein GspM, producing MKPAESRVAAILLAIVVLAIAYFLFIHWWFVAPQSAMADEMDDLRDTQRRYAAAIAERPQLEKRLASLEQGQTHSDAFLPGDDTNAAAAGLMQRIVDVAAAHKEDGACDVVQKMPVPSQEKASDPYRKVTVNISLRCQMQPMTAVIHDIENATPYLFIEDFSIYRNPVAARAGGAAPMEVQFTVSGYIHAARTAKAAT from the coding sequence ATGAAGCCCGCTGAATCCCGCGTCGCCGCCATCCTTCTCGCGATCGTGGTCCTGGCGATCGCGTATTTCCTTTTCATCCATTGGTGGTTCGTGGCGCCGCAGTCCGCCATGGCCGACGAAATGGACGACCTTCGTGACACGCAGAGGCGTTACGCGGCGGCCATCGCCGAGCGCCCGCAGCTCGAAAAGCGTCTGGCCTCGCTCGAGCAGGGACAGACGCACAGCGATGCCTTCCTGCCGGGCGACGACACCAACGCCGCCGCCGCCGGGTTGATGCAGCGCATCGTCGACGTCGCCGCGGCGCACAAGGAAGACGGTGCCTGCGACGTGGTCCAGAAAATGCCGGTTCCGAGTCAGGAAAAAGCGAGCGACCCCTACCGCAAGGTCACCGTGAACATCAGCCTTCGCTGCCAGATGCAGCCCATGACGGCCGTGATCCACGACATCGAAAACGCCACGCCGTATCTCTTCATCGAGGACTTCAGCATCTACCGGAACCCGGTCGCGGCACGCGCCGGCGGCGCGGCGCCCATGGAAGTTCAGTTCACCGTATCCGGTTACATCCATGCCGCCCGCACGGCAAAGGCGGCGACATGA
- a CDS encoding PilN domain-containing protein, whose amino-acid sequence MTALQDASQLQIERLRRAWRGSALPGFLRWWGGELSALMPARWRDTFAGGERWYAVERHDDSWSLRRAGEGFAVAEAADMDTTEHRTALLAKALAEADPADRRVALVLPAAQVLRRRLVLPIAARDNLRQVVGFDLDRQTPFRAEEIHFGVRDLGAAGAEGRFVAELAATPRSALDPLLDELAVLGIAPDRVDVADGYDLAGVDLLPPARAPRRVDRRGRLNLFLVAAIALLTLGVMAMWLHNRHLSLEAMRAEVEGMESDARRVKALRQKLTDSAGASGFLARRKTETAAVLPVLEELTQRLPDDTWLERFTLNASGQLGFQGQSPQAARLIDALKGARSIGDPSFQGTIQADPTSGKERFYMQAKALIPKPETVPAVAHPARAGSASAPAGGTTVAAASTSAKEAPRAHEAR is encoded by the coding sequence ATGACCGCTTTGCAGGACGCCTCCCAGTTGCAGATCGAGCGACTTCGCCGCGCCTGGCGAGGCAGCGCGCTGCCAGGGTTCCTGCGCTGGTGGGGTGGCGAGCTGTCGGCGCTGATGCCCGCGCGCTGGCGCGATACCTTCGCCGGTGGCGAACGCTGGTATGCGGTCGAACGACACGATGACAGCTGGTCGTTGCGTCGCGCCGGCGAGGGTTTCGCCGTGGCCGAGGCGGCCGACATGGATACGACCGAGCATCGGACCGCCCTCCTGGCGAAGGCGCTGGCCGAAGCCGATCCCGCCGACCGGCGCGTCGCCCTCGTTTTGCCCGCGGCGCAGGTCCTGCGTCGCCGCCTCGTCCTGCCGATCGCGGCGCGCGACAACCTGCGTCAGGTGGTCGGTTTCGATCTCGACAGGCAGACCCCTTTCCGGGCGGAGGAGATCCATTTCGGTGTGCGCGATCTCGGCGCGGCCGGCGCGGAGGGCCGCTTCGTGGCCGAGCTCGCCGCCACGCCTCGCAGCGCGCTGGATCCCCTGCTGGACGAACTCGCCGTGCTCGGCATCGCGCCGGACCGCGTCGATGTCGCGGACGGATACGATCTGGCCGGTGTCGATCTTCTCCCACCGGCACGCGCTCCGCGCCGCGTCGATCGCCGAGGCCGTCTCAATCTCTTTCTCGTCGCGGCCATCGCTCTGCTGACGCTCGGCGTCATGGCGATGTGGCTGCACAACCGTCATCTCTCGCTCGAGGCGATGCGTGCCGAAGTCGAAGGAATGGAAAGCGATGCGCGGCGGGTGAAGGCCTTGCGCCAGAAACTCACGGACAGCGCGGGTGCCTCGGGTTTCCTGGCCCGTCGCAAGACGGAGACGGCCGCGGTGCTTCCCGTGCTCGAGGAGCTCACCCAGCGCCTGCCGGATGACACCTGGCTCGAACGCTTTACGCTCAATGCCAGCGGTCAGCTGGGCTTCCAGGGTCAGAGTCCTCAGGCGGCACGGCTCATCGATGCCCTCAAGGGCGCGCGCAGCATCGGCGACCCGAGTTTCCAGGGAACCATCCAGGCCGACCCCACCTCCGGCAAGGAGCGCTTCTACATGCAGGCGAAGGCACTGATTCCGAAACCGGAAACAGTCCCCGCCGTGGCTCACCCCGCGCGTGCAGGCAGCGCATCCGCGCCGGCCGGCGGCACAACCGTCGCAGCGGCTTCGACCAGCGCGAAGGAGGCACCCCGTGCGCATGAAGCCCGCTGA
- a CDS encoding general secretion pathway protein GspK, with amino-acid sequence MMDVRQRGVALLIVLWGCTLLAIMLGGFAALARTEGLQARYQFAQTRAHYAAEAGVIRAIQALQSTDIDSRWVADGRPYLFEFDDAKVTLTIVDEDGKVDLNAASDDVLTGLFKAAGANDDKASHLSAAIQDWRRAGDAALPNGAKQPQYEAAGLGYGPRNGPFATVEEGRMVLGMDAQLWAQVAPVLTIWSGRERPNTEHAQPLALAAIPGLGSAGATAILSARGQATGAAAAGGNGVTHTIRAQAILDDGTRSSLTSTIRLRGIRSGNQPYAVLRWREGDEE; translated from the coding sequence ATGATGGACGTAAGGCAACGCGGCGTCGCGCTGCTCATCGTGCTGTGGGGCTGCACGCTCCTGGCCATCATGCTTGGCGGCTTCGCGGCGCTGGCCCGTACCGAGGGCCTGCAGGCCCGCTATCAATTCGCTCAGACGCGCGCGCACTACGCGGCGGAGGCCGGTGTGATCCGGGCCATTCAGGCGCTGCAGTCCACGGACATCGATTCGCGGTGGGTGGCGGACGGTCGTCCTTACCTCTTCGAATTCGACGACGCGAAGGTCACCCTCACCATCGTCGACGAAGATGGGAAGGTCGATCTCAACGCGGCTTCCGATGACGTCCTGACAGGGCTGTTCAAAGCGGCGGGTGCGAACGACGACAAGGCGAGCCACCTCTCGGCGGCCATCCAGGACTGGCGCCGCGCGGGCGATGCGGCGCTGCCCAACGGCGCGAAGCAACCACAGTATGAAGCGGCGGGCCTGGGCTACGGCCCTCGCAACGGGCCCTTCGCGACGGTGGAAGAGGGGCGCATGGTGCTCGGTATGGATGCGCAGCTCTGGGCGCAGGTCGCCCCGGTTCTGACCATCTGGTCGGGTCGCGAACGGCCCAACACCGAACACGCGCAGCCACTCGCTCTGGCGGCGATCCCCGGTCTCGGCAGCGCCGGCGCGACGGCGATCCTCTCGGCGCGAGGGCAGGCCACGGGTGCGGCCGCGGCGGGTGGCAACGGTGTCACGCACACGATACGTGCGCAGGCGATCCTTGACGACGGAACCAGGAGTTCCCTTACATCGACGATCCGACTGCGTGGGATAAGATCAGGAAATCAGCCCTACGCCGTACTGCGTTGGCGCGAAGGAGACGAGGAATGA
- a CDS encoding prepilin-type N-terminal cleavage/methylation domain-containing protein, with amino-acid sequence MTRQRGFSLMEVLAALALLTIVLLGVYSGISTASRIVRSGSEAIQRMDEIRSAQGYLRTEIAQALIVPFAETDDGDPIVFSGDATTLRFVAPMPGYLSRLGPQLQAVSLVRDGNDGYRLEVALSLLPPNGGEPRPIGEPEVLLRGIRKGAFSYRGMDDKNQPGDWQESWDDTRRTPSLVRLALDVGGNVAFPTLVAPIRLDPTASRNGFSLTRGTRGPVIR; translated from the coding sequence ATGACGCGGCAGCGTGGCTTCAGCCTCATGGAAGTACTGGCGGCGCTCGCGCTGCTGACCATCGTCCTGCTCGGTGTGTATTCGGGCATCAGTACGGCGTCGCGCATCGTCCGCAGCGGTAGCGAAGCCATCCAGCGCATGGACGAGATCCGTTCCGCCCAGGGCTACCTGCGCACCGAGATCGCCCAGGCGCTGATCGTTCCCTTTGCTGAAACCGACGACGGCGATCCGATCGTTTTTTCCGGCGACGCGACGACGCTGCGCTTCGTCGCACCCATGCCGGGATACCTTTCACGACTCGGACCGCAACTGCAGGCCGTGTCGCTGGTGCGCGACGGCAACGATGGCTATCGTCTCGAAGTCGCGCTTTCGCTCCTGCCGCCCAACGGCGGTGAGCCCAGGCCGATCGGCGAACCCGAGGTGTTGCTTCGCGGCATTCGCAAAGGCGCCTTCAGTTACCGCGGCATGGACGACAAGAACCAGCCAGGTGACTGGCAGGAGAGCTGGGACGATACCCGGCGTACGCCTTCCCTTGTCCGTCTGGCGCTCGACGTCGGCGGCAACGTCGCCTTTCCCACACTGGTCGCGCCCATCCGTCTCGATCCGACGGCATCGCGCAACGGCTTTTCCCTGACGCGCGGAACGCGCGGGCCGGTGATCCGATGA
- a CDS encoding prepilin-type N-terminal cleavage/methylation domain-containing protein has product MKRIDRQNGFSLLEVIAAIAVLAIAFAALMQVAGSSMSLTARANERTQAALRARSLLDGAFVMDPIREGDSEGRIDDTYRWRMNVSRYQVPGARPVPDGAMAAAVIYRIDLDVMWGPEGSERHARFSTLRMGGSGQEGQP; this is encoded by the coding sequence ATGAAGCGCATAGACCGACAGAATGGTTTCAGTCTGCTCGAAGTCATCGCCGCCATCGCCGTGCTTGCCATCGCCTTCGCGGCGCTGATGCAGGTGGCGGGCAGTTCGATGAGCCTGACGGCACGCGCCAACGAGCGAACCCAGGCCGCGCTGCGTGCCCGTTCGCTGCTCGACGGCGCGTTCGTCATGGACCCGATACGCGAGGGTGACAGCGAGGGCCGCATCGACGACACCTATCGCTGGCGGATGAACGTCAGCCGTTATCAGGTCCCCGGTGCCCGTCCGGTGCCGGATGGCGCCATGGCCGCGGCCGTGATCTATCGCATCGACCTCGACGTCATGTGGGGGCCGGAGGGCAGTGAGCGGCACGCGCGGTTCTCCACGCTGCGCATGGGCGGCTCGGGGCAGGAGGGACAGCCATGA
- a CDS encoding GspH/FimT family pseudopilin, whose translation MRTRGFTLFEMLAVILLIGIAAAAVSIPVTQGLASARVNAASGELAAALRWTRAQSIVKGESLALEVDTSAATYRAPGKGDVRLPWDMRVSITSAREDQANATTGRIRFFPDGSSTGGRITLKRGAREWHVNVAWLTGAIQVVDTR comes from the coding sequence ATGCGCACGCGCGGATTCACGCTGTTCGAGATGCTGGCCGTAATCCTCCTGATCGGGATCGCGGCGGCGGCCGTCTCAATCCCGGTGACCCAGGGGCTTGCCAGCGCTCGCGTCAACGCGGCCAGCGGTGAACTCGCGGCGGCGCTGCGCTGGACGCGGGCGCAGTCGATCGTGAAAGGCGAAAGCCTGGCGCTCGAAGTCGACACCTCGGCGGCCACCTATCGTGCGCCTGGCAAAGGCGACGTGCGGCTACCCTGGGACATGCGCGTGTCGATCACCAGCGCCCGCGAAGACCAGGCCAACGCGACCACCGGGCGTATCCGCTTCTTTCCCGACGGCAGTTCCACCGGAGGTCGCATCACGCTCAAGCGTGGCGCACGCGAGTGGCACGTCAACGTCGCGTGGCTGACCGGCGCCATCCAGGTCGTGGACACGCGATGA